The DNA segment AGCTCGCCGATCTCGCTGGAGACCTCGTTGCGCTGGTGTCGCAGGTCGTCGCCTTCGGCCTTGAGTTGTCGCCACTGTTCGTCGATCTCCAGAACCCGATCGAGATCGACCCCCTCGACACCCTTCGTTTCGATGGCGTCCCGGACTTCCTCGGGGTTCTCGCGGAGATACTGCCGTGGAATCATTGCGTGGTGATTCTGCGCGACGGGTGAAAATCGTAGCGATACCGTGCCCCGGCGTGTCACACTGACACACGTGTGGGCTCACACTGGGGAGCAGCCGGCGCTCACAGCCACAGCAGCTGCGCGTGCCGCGTCCCGTCAAGGTCCATGACGTTGGCCTCGTCGACGAACCCCTCTTCGACGGCCAGCCCGACGGCCGTCTCGCCGACGAGGTTCGCCGTCGAACAGCGGGCGAGACTCGCGGCGACGGTGTCCGGATCGGCCGGTTCGCCGTCGTAGAACTCCTCGGAGACCGTCAACGACACGTCTTCGCCCTCGAAGGTCTCCCCGAGGATGTCGGGATCACAGACCGCGACCAGCGTCCCTTCCTGGGTGTCGCGTTCGGACAGCAGGAGTTGGCGTTCGGCAGCCATCCGTTACTCCATGAGCCGCTC comes from the Halapricum desulfuricans genome and includes:
- a CDS encoding DUF424 domain-containing protein — protein: MAAERQLLLSERDTQEGTLVAVCDPDILGETFEGEDVSLTVSEEFYDGEPADPDTVAASLARCSTANLVGETAVGLAVEEGFVDEANVMDLDGTRHAQLLWL